GGTCTACACCTACGACCGCGGCGACTCGATCGTCAACAACACCGACGTGCGGATGACCGCGGCGAGTGGCACCGGCAACGACCGGGTCTACGGCGGGTCGCGGGGTGACCGGATCGCCGGCGACGACGGCGCCGACAAGCTCTACGGCCGCGGTGGCGACGACTACCTGAACGGCTGGGACGGCGACGACCTGGTCCGCGGCGGCGACGGCGCCGACAACATCGAGGACTCGAGCAGCAAGAACTCCGGCAACGACGTCATCCACGGCGACGGCGGCAGCGACCTCATCAACGGCGAGACCGGCAACGACAAGCTCTACGGCGAGGACGGGTCCGACCTGATCTTCGGCGGCCCAGGGCGGGACCGCATCGAGGGCGGCTACGGCCCGGACACCCTGCAGGGGGACGACTGTTACCGGGGCGCGGACTTCGGGCCCTGCGTGGCGTCGGACGTCCTGCTCGGTGGCCCTGACGTCGATCTCGTCGACTACAGCACCAGCGACGAGCCGATCACTGTCGACCTGGACGGCGCGAGTCGCGACGACGGGCAGGCCGGCGAGCACGACACCGTCGGCGCCGACGTCGAGAACCTCACCGGTGGCAACAAGAGCGACCGGCTCACCGGCAACAACGCCGCCAACGTCATCGGCGGACGCGGGGGGAACGACGTCATCCACGGCGGCGGGGGTGACGACCAGTTGGAGGGGCTGGCCGGTCGCGACACCGTGTACGGCGACGCGGGTGACGACGTCCTGCTCGGCGGGGACGAGGGGCCGGCCGTCGCCGACCGGCTCGACGGCGGCGTCAACGGCACCGCCGGCGACCGATGTGTGGCGACGGCACACGACACGCGGGTCAACTGCGAGCACTGAGCCGCTCGTCAGGCCTGCTCGCCCGGCACCGGATGCAGGGCGCAGGACCGGCCGGCCGGGGCCGGGACGAAGTAGTCGCTCTTCTTGAGGCGCTGTTCCGACTCCGGGTGCCGGCTCCGCTGCCGAGGGACCTTCAACATCCGCGGGATGTGCTTCGCGCAGTGGATGTAGGCCTCCTGCACCCGGGCGACCACCCACAGCCGCGCGCGGAGTCCGGGCGGCGTGCCCGGCCGCTCGTCCGGGTCCTCGACGATCTCCGCGGTGCCGTTCACGTGCAGGCCGATGACCTCCTGGAAGTCGATGAAGAGCAGCCCGACGTGACCGTTGTCGGTGATGTTCCCGAGGCTCGCCATCACCCCGTTGCCCCGGTACTCGGGCCAGCTGAGGTGTTCCTCGTCGAGCACCCGGACGAAGCCGGGCGGCCCGGCCCGGAAGGTGCTGTCGCAACGGCCGCTCGGGTCGGCGGTGGCCAGGAACATCATCTCCTGCCGGCCGATGAAGCGGCGCATCCGGTCGTTGAGGTGGTGCAGGGTCTGCCGCGCGGCGAAGGCGTCGGCGCGCTCCCGGGTGCCGAGTTGGTCCTGCAGCTGTCGTTCACCGTGGTTCATGATGGCCTCCCTGCCGCGCGGCTACCGACGCCCCGTTGCGCACGAGTGTCAGAGAGTAGTCATCTGATTGCATAGCGTTGCAACTTGCATCTAGCGACGTCTATTGTGGCTGATCCCACGCGCGGGCGACCGCATCTCCGCAGCGTCCGCCCCGGGTGGCCGGGCCCCGCGGCCCATGCCGTCGCGTCGATCGGGCGACTCACATGTCACCCGAACGGGTGACACGTTCCGCCAATGCGGCTGACGTGGCCGAGGGAACTTCGCGGTCATTCGCCGGATTCGGCGGCGGGCGCTCCGGGCGTACGAAACACTGCCGCTACCTGGTTTGGCGCGTCGCGACGGGAACGTATCGTCACGCGCTGTATAGACAGCCGACAGGTAACAGTCCGTAATGGACAGACGGACGCCCCAGAGAGCGCCTCTTGAATGGTCGTTTAGGGGTGATTCGAGGCCGTCCTTCGTGGGCCGACCCCCTTTCCGTTACCTAATCGAGAAAGGAACGTCATCGTACGTACCTACGCTCCGGCGCACTCACTTCCATCGGAGGACCTATTTCGATGCGTCCATATCAACGCAGCGTGAGCGCGGCCGCGAGCCCACAGGCTCTTCGAGCCCTTGGCGCCGCGGCTCTCGCGACCGCGCTGACTCTTGGCTTCTCCGGGCCGGCCTTCGCGGCCGAGGCGGACATCCCGTTCATCAGCGAGATCCACTACGACAACGTCGGCTCGGACAGCGGCGAGGCGATCGAGGTCCAGGCCCCGGTCGGATATGACCTGACCGGCTGGCAGGTCGTCCTGTACAACGGCACCGGTGGCGGCACTTACGGCACCGCGGCCACCCTGAGCGGCGCCGTTCCGGCGGCCGGCGTGGTCGTGCAGACCTACCCCACCGACGGCCTCCAGAACGGCGCCCCGGACGGGGTGGCCCTGGTCAAGCCGGACGGCACGGTCGCCGAGTTCGTCAGCTACGAGGGCAGCTTCGCCGCCACCAGCGGCCCGGCCGCCGGCCAGACCAGCACCGACATCGGCGTGGCCGAGACCAGCAGCACCCCGGTCGGGTCGTCGCTGCAGAAGGTCAACGGCACCTGGCAGGCCCCGGCCACCAGCTCGTTCGGCACGCTGAACGGCGGTGGGACCACCGAGCCGGAGCCGCAGCCGACCGGCTGCACCACCCCGGTCACCAACACCATCGCCGAGGTGCAGGGCCCGGGCGCCGCGTCGCCGCTGGCCGGCAGCAAGGTGACCGTCGAGGGCGTGGTCACCGCGGTGCACACCACCGGCGGGTTCAACGGCTTCTACCTGCAGACCGAGGGCACCGGCGGAACCCACTCGGGCACCGCGTCGGACGCGGTCCTGGTCTACGGCAGCACCGCGAACCTGCCCGCCGTGAGCATCGGTGACAAGGCGCGGGTGACCGGCACGGTCACCGAGTTCAACGGGCTCACCGAGCTGACCCTGGGCGCCAAGAGCGACACCCAGGTCTGCGCCACCGGTGTGACCGTGCCGGCCGCCGTCCCGCTGAGCCTGCCGGCCGGCGACGCCGTGCGCGAGGCCGTCGAGGGCATGCTGGTCGCCCCGACCGGCAAGTACACGGTGTCGGACACCTACCCGGTGAACAACTACGGCGAGCTGGTCCTGACCGCCGGCGACTCGGTGGCGAAGGTGCCGACCGACGTGGCCAAGCCGGGCAGCGACGAGGCCAAGAAGCTGAAGGCCGCGAACCGCGACGGCCGGATCCTGCTGGACGACGGCAAGACCACCAACCTGTCGACGGCGAACCTCGCGCCGCCGTACATCAGCAAGGACGCGCCGGTCCGGACCGGCGACACGGTCGCCTCGTTCGGGCCGCTGGTGCTCGACTACGCCTACGGCGACTGGCTGCTGGAGCCGACCACCCCGGTCGACGCCACCACCCCGGCCGCGAACCGGACCACCTTTACCGCGAGCAACCCGCGTACCGCCGCCCCGGCGGCCGTGGGCGGCGACATCAAGGTGGCCAGCTTCAACGTGCTGAACTACTTCGTGCACTTCGGTGGCGACGCGCGTGGTGCCACCGACGCCGCGGCGCTGGCGAAGCAGCAGGCGAAGATCGTCTCGGCGATCTCCTCGCTGGACGCCGACGTGGTAGCCCTCATGGAGATCGAGAACTCGGTCCGGTTCGAGCCGAACGACCCCCAGCTGGCGCTGAAGACCCTGGTCGGCGCGCTGAACGAGCGGGACGGTGCGGGCACCTGGGACTACGTCCGCACCCCGGCCGAGCTGCCCGGCCCGGCCGAGCAGGACCTGATCACCACGGCCATCATCTTCAAGCCGGCCAAGGTCACGCCGAAGGGCGCGTCCCGGTCGCTGAGCGACGAGACCGTGTGGTCGAACGCCCGCGAGCCGATCGCGCAGACGTTCACCGCGGGCAGCATCGACTTCACCGTGGTGGCCAACCACCTCAAGTCGAAGAGCGCCTCGGTGACGCCGACCGGTGACAATGTGGACGCCGGTGACGGGCAGGGCCCGTACAACGGCGACCGCAAGCGCCAGGCCGCGTCGCTGGTCGAGTTCGTCAAGGGCGTCGAGAAGGACAGCGGCACCGACAAGGTGATCCTGCTGGGTGACTTCAACTCGTACACCCAGGAGGACCCGATGCAGGTCCTCTACGGCGCCGGCTACACCGACGTGCACACCACCAAGGCGCCCGGCAAGTCGTCGTACGTCTTCGGTGGCGAGTCCGGTTCCCTGGACCACGCGCTGACCACGCCGTCGCTGACCGAGCGGGTCACCGGCGTCGACATCTGGAACATCAACTCGGTCGAGTCGTACGCCTACCAGTACACCGGGTACGCGCCGTTCTACAGCGCCACCCCGTACCGGGCCAGCGACCACGACCCGGTGGTGATCGGCCTGGACACCGGCGCGCCCAAGCCGGTCGACCTGCAGCTGCTGAACATCAACGACTTCCACGGCCGGCTCGAGGCGCCGACCGCCGGCACCGGTGGCGCTGCCCAGCTCGTCGGCCTGGTCGACAAGCTGCGCGCGGAGAACCCGAACACCATCTGGAGCTCGGCCGGTGACAACATCGGCGCCTCCACCTTCATCTCGGCGATCGACAGCGACAACCCGACGATCGACGCGCTGAACGCCGGTGGCCTGGCCGTCTCGGCGGCCGGCAACCACGAGTTCGACAAGGGCATCGCCGACCTGACCGGCCGGGTGCGGGACCGGGCCAAGTTCCCGTACCTGGGCGCCAACGTCTACCTCGACGGCAAGCGGGCGCTGCCGGCGTACTCGGTGCAGACCGTGAACGCCGTCAAGGTCGGATACATCGGTGTGGTCACCGAGCAGACCTCCACGCTGGTCAGCCCGGACGGCATCAAGAACGTCGAGTTCCACGACCCGGTGGCCGAGGCGAACGCCGTCGCGGCGCAGCTCTCCGACGGTGACGCGGCCAACGGGGAGGCGGACGTCCTCGTCCTGCTGGCCCACGAGGGCGCGGCGACCGAGAACATCACCACCGCCGACGCGCTCCAGAAGGACTCGGTCTTCGGGGACTTCACCAGGGTCAGCGCGGACATCGACGTGATCTTCAGCGGGCACACGCACCAGCCGTACGCCTTCGAGATCCCCGTCCCGGGCACCGGCAAGACCCGTCCGGTGCTCCAGGCCGAGGACTACGGCCTGCGCCTGGGCCGCGCGGTCGTCACCTACGACCCGGCGACCAAGTCGGTCACCGGCTCGACCGCCGAGCTGCTCGACGTCAAGGGCTACCCGGAGAACAGCACCGTCGCGGGCATCGTGGCCGCGGCCAAGACGACAGCTGCCGAGCTGGGCAAGCAGAAGCTCGGCTCGATCACGGCGGACATCAAGCGGGCGTACTCGGCGACCGGGTCCGAGGACCGCGGCGCCGAGTCGGTGATGGGCAACTTCATCGCCGACGTGCAGCTCGACCAGACCAGCGACGCCGGTCGCGGCGGCGCGCAGATCGCCTTCATGAACCCGGGCGGCCTGCGCAACGACCTGCTCTACGGCACCGACGGGACGGTCACCTACTCGCAGGCATTCGCGGTACAGCCGTTCGCCAACGACGTGGTCACCCAGACCCTCACCGGTGCCCAGATCAAGCAGGTGCTCGAGGAGCAGTGGCAGCCGGCCGGGGCGTCCCGCCCGGTGCTGCACCTGGGCTCGTCCAAGGGCCTCACCTACTCCTACGACGTGAACCAGCCGCGCGGGTCGCGGATCATCGCGTCGTCGCTGAAGCTGAACGGGGTCACCCTGGACCCGAACGGCACGTACCGGGTGACGTCGAACTCCTTCCTGGCCGCCGGTGGCGACAACTTCACCACCCTGGGCAAGGGCACCAACCGGATCACCACCGGTGACAACGACCTGACCATGCTGGTCAACTACTTCGCCAAGCACTCCCCGATCACCGCGGACGCCAAGCCGCGCAGCACCGCGGGTGTCTTCGACACCACGGCGCCGACCGGGACGTACGCGGTGAACGCGGCAGCGATCTGGCCGGGCCAGACGGTGACTCTCACGCAGTCGGCGCTCTCCGACGACGTGACCGCGGCCGGGACGATCAAGCAGGTGGTGAGCTGGGGCGACGGCAGCGCGGCGGAGACGCTCGAGGCCGGTGCCACCAAGGCGGCTCACGCGTACGCCGCGGCCGGCAGCTACACGATCACGGTGGCGCTGACCGACGAGGCCGGCAACACCGCGACCGTCTCCGGCGGCACCGTGGTGGTGGCCGCCCAGACCGGCAAGTACACACTGGACAAGTGCCTGGCGTGGTCCGGCGAGACGGTCACCGTGCAGCCCAGCGGGGTCACCGGTGCCGACAGCTTCCGGGTCAACTGGGGTGACGGCACGGTCGGCGGCCTGACCCACGCGTACGCCAAGGGTGGCAGCTTCACCGTCACCGTGACCCCGGTCAACGCGGCCGGCGCCGGTCAGACCGTCAAGGTCGGCTCGGTGCTGGTGGTCAAGGACATCATCGCCCCGGTGGCCGGTCTGACCCTGCCCCGGGACGCCGACCGGGCAGCCTCCTGGCAGCAGGTCAACGGCACTGTCGTCGACCTCGGCTCGGGTGTCGACACCGTCTCGGTGAAGCTGATCGAGCAGCGGTCCGGCAAGTGGTACTACTACGCGGCCGGTACCTGGACCGTCGCCTCCTCGGAGAAGGACGCGTCGGCTCGCGCCACGGCGGTGAACGCGCTGCTCGACCCGTTCTTCGGGTGGCACGCTGCGGTCTCCGGTGTCGACAAGGGCACGCTGAAGGTCTCCTGGTGGGCGACCGACAAGGCGGGCAACCAGTCGTTCGTCGCGACCCACACACAGCGGATCACGAAGTAGTCCCGCTGTCGTAGTTCCGCCGGCAGCCCCCGTCGCGTCGCGGCGGGGGCTGCCGTCATGTCGCGGTCAGCGGAAGGCCGCGTCGCAGTGACGCAGGAAGGCGGACAGCGCCGGACTTGCCCGGTCCTGCCAGACCAGCGCGAGCAGCGCCGCGATGCCGACCCCGTCGACCGGGATGCTGACCAGGTCCGGATGCGCGGCGGCAATCGACTCGCTGAGCACGGCGACCCCCAGGCCGCGGCGGGCCAGGCCGGCCACGGTGTCCGGCGAGGTGGCGACGAGCGCGACCGCCGGTCGCAGCCCGGTCACCCCGGCGAAGGCCCGATCCAGAACGTCCCGGATGCCGGTCCCTTCCGGCAGGCAGATTATTTCGTACGCGGTGAGCCCGGTGACAGTGACACTGCCCCGAGCAGCGAGTTCACTGCCTGGCGCGGTCAGCGCCACCAGACGCTCGCTCGCGATGATCCGGGAGGCGAGATGGTCGGGTGGCTCGCCGGCCAGCCCGGCCAGGGCGACGTCGAGGCTGCCGGCGCGCACCCCGGCGACCAGGTGATCCGAGTTCGCCTCGGCCAGCTCCAGCTCGATGCCGGGATGCTCACGGTGGAACCCGGCGAGCGCGTCGAACAGCGGCGCCACCTCGCAGCCGATCACCATCCCGATGGTCAGCCGGCCCCGGACCAGCCCCTTGACGTCGTCGATCGCGTCCCGCAGGTCCAGTGTCGAATCGAGTGCCGCCCGGGCGTGCCGCAGCGCCGCCGAGCCGGCCTCGGTCAGCCGGGCAACCCGGCCGCTGCGGTCGAAGAGCTCCGCGCCGAGCTCCTGCTCCAGCGCCTTGATCTGGGCACTCACCCCGGACTGGGTGATGTGCACCCGGGTCGCGGCCCGGGTGAAGCTGCCGGTCTCGGCGACCGCGACGAAGTACTCCAGCTGCCGCAGATCCATGAGTCCTGATTGTAGTAGGTATGAAAACCATTCGTTGGACTTGTGGAGCCACGCGCGGCAAGGTGGAGTCATGAGCGAACGAGAGAAGGCAATGCACCCGGAGGACTTGACCCGTTTGTTCGTCGAGCGCGCCAATGCCAAAGACGCCGAGGGCCTCGCGCTGCTGTATGAGGAGGACGCCGTGATGGCCTATCCGCCAGGCAGCGAGACCGTCGGCCGCGCCGCGATCCAGAAGCTGTGGGCGGAGCTCCTGCCGAAAATGCCGGCTTTCGAGCCCGAGACCCCGCTGCCCACGCTGATCAGCGGCGACCTGGCCCTCACCTCGACCCCGCCGAAAGACGGAGCCGGGGCGCGGGCACAGGTCGTCCGCCGTCAGCCCGACGGCTCCTGGTTGCGCGTGCTGGACCACCCGGAGCTGGGTCGGTCCTGACCTCAGATCGCCAGAGGCTGGCCCACCCGAAGCCGGTTCGGGCTGCTCAGGCGACTCGCATTGGCGCGGTAAAGGGCCTTCCATCCGCCCTTGACGCGGTAACGCGCGGCGATGCCGGACAGGGTGTCGCCGCGCCTCACCACGTAGGTGCGGGTCGCCTTCAGCGGCGTCGTGTAGGACGCCAGGCGGTAGGGGCCCACCGACGTGCTCTTACGCGCCTTGGTGAGGCCGCGACGTCCGCATGTGGGCCAGGCACCGATGCCCTGGTTGCGCAGCACCCGCTCGGCGACCAGGATCTGCTCGCTCTTGGAGGCCAGATTGGCGGTGGAGCCGTATTTGCTGCCGCCGTGCGCCCGCCAGGTGCCCCGGCTGAACTGCAAACCGCCGTAATAGCCATTCCCGGTGTTGATTCTCCAGTTTCCACCGGATTCGCACTTGGCCACGGCGTCCCAGTTCACGTTCGGGGCGGCGCTGGCCGGGGACGCCTCGACGGCGAGCAGGCCGATGGCGCCGGCCAGGCCGGCCATGGCGATGCCGAGAGTGCGCTTGAGAGTGGTGCGCTTGCTCTGTGCGGGCCGATTCAGGGCGCGCGGGGACTGGGCTCGCCGGGACAGGGCACGACGAACCCGCTTGTTCAGGTGAAGCATGAAGTTTTCCTC
This window of the Actinoplanes oblitus genome carries:
- a CDS encoding ExeM/NucH family extracellular endonuclease, coding for MSAAASPQALRALGAAALATALTLGFSGPAFAAEADIPFISEIHYDNVGSDSGEAIEVQAPVGYDLTGWQVVLYNGTGGGTYGTAATLSGAVPAAGVVVQTYPTDGLQNGAPDGVALVKPDGTVAEFVSYEGSFAATSGPAAGQTSTDIGVAETSSTPVGSSLQKVNGTWQAPATSSFGTLNGGGTTEPEPQPTGCTTPVTNTIAEVQGPGAASPLAGSKVTVEGVVTAVHTTGGFNGFYLQTEGTGGTHSGTASDAVLVYGSTANLPAVSIGDKARVTGTVTEFNGLTELTLGAKSDTQVCATGVTVPAAVPLSLPAGDAVREAVEGMLVAPTGKYTVSDTYPVNNYGELVLTAGDSVAKVPTDVAKPGSDEAKKLKAANRDGRILLDDGKTTNLSTANLAPPYISKDAPVRTGDTVASFGPLVLDYAYGDWLLEPTTPVDATTPAANRTTFTASNPRTAAPAAVGGDIKVASFNVLNYFVHFGGDARGATDAAALAKQQAKIVSAISSLDADVVALMEIENSVRFEPNDPQLALKTLVGALNERDGAGTWDYVRTPAELPGPAEQDLITTAIIFKPAKVTPKGASRSLSDETVWSNAREPIAQTFTAGSIDFTVVANHLKSKSASVTPTGDNVDAGDGQGPYNGDRKRQAASLVEFVKGVEKDSGTDKVILLGDFNSYTQEDPMQVLYGAGYTDVHTTKAPGKSSYVFGGESGSLDHALTTPSLTERVTGVDIWNINSVESYAYQYTGYAPFYSATPYRASDHDPVVIGLDTGAPKPVDLQLLNINDFHGRLEAPTAGTGGAAQLVGLVDKLRAENPNTIWSSAGDNIGASTFISAIDSDNPTIDALNAGGLAVSAAGNHEFDKGIADLTGRVRDRAKFPYLGANVYLDGKRALPAYSVQTVNAVKVGYIGVVTEQTSTLVSPDGIKNVEFHDPVAEANAVAAQLSDGDAANGEADVLVLLAHEGAATENITTADALQKDSVFGDFTRVSADIDVIFSGHTHQPYAFEIPVPGTGKTRPVLQAEDYGLRLGRAVVTYDPATKSVTGSTAELLDVKGYPENSTVAGIVAAAKTTAAELGKQKLGSITADIKRAYSATGSEDRGAESVMGNFIADVQLDQTSDAGRGGAQIAFMNPGGLRNDLLYGTDGTVTYSQAFAVQPFANDVVTQTLTGAQIKQVLEEQWQPAGASRPVLHLGSSKGLTYSYDVNQPRGSRIIASSLKLNGVTLDPNGTYRVTSNSFLAAGGDNFTTLGKGTNRITTGDNDLTMLVNYFAKHSPITADAKPRSTAGVFDTTAPTGTYAVNAAAIWPGQTVTLTQSALSDDVTAAGTIKQVVSWGDGSAAETLEAGATKAAHAYAAAGSYTITVALTDEAGNTATVSGGTVVVAAQTGKYTLDKCLAWSGETVTVQPSGVTGADSFRVNWGDGTVGGLTHAYAKGGSFTVTVTPVNAAGAGQTVKVGSVLVVKDIIAPVAGLTLPRDADRAASWQQVNGTVVDLGSGVDTVSVKLIEQRSGKWYYYAAGTWTVASSEKDASARATAVNALLDPFFGWHAAVSGVDKGTLKVSWWATDKAGNQSFVATHTQRITK
- a CDS encoding YybH family protein, with the translated sequence MHPEDLTRLFVERANAKDAEGLALLYEEDAVMAYPPGSETVGRAAIQKLWAELLPKMPAFEPETPLPTLISGDLALTSTPPKDGAGARAQVVRRQPDGSWLRVLDHPELGRS
- a CDS encoding LysM peptidoglycan-binding domain-containing protein, which produces MLHLNKRVRRALSRRAQSPRALNRPAQSKRTTLKRTLGIAMAGLAGAIGLLAVEASPASAAPNVNWDAVAKCESGGNWRINTGNGYYGGLQFSRGTWRAHGGSKYGSTANLASKSEQILVAERVLRNQGIGAWPTCGRRGLTKARKSTSVGPYRLASYTTPLKATRTYVVRRGDTLSGIAARYRVKGGWKALYRANASRLSSPNRLRVGQPLAI
- a CDS encoding calcium-binding protein, with the translated sequence MRYHVRLAALGMTLFSTASVAAFASPAQAASAGTAAVVETSKVQYKAAKGKRNKVVVTRSGNSITIDDVVAITPGRGCKKVDQTKVRCTTRTAPTRVRVYTYDRGDSIVNNTDVRMTAASGTGNDRVYGGSRGDRIAGDDGADKLYGRGGDDYLNGWDGDDLVRGGDGADNIEDSSSKNSGNDVIHGDGGSDLINGETGNDKLYGEDGSDLIFGGPGRDRIEGGYGPDTLQGDDCYRGADFGPCVASDVLLGGPDVDLVDYSTSDEPITVDLDGASRDDGQAGEHDTVGADVENLTGGNKSDRLTGNNAANVIGGRGGNDVIHGGGGDDQLEGLAGRDTVYGDAGDDVLLGGDEGPAVADRLDGGVNGTAGDRCVATAHDTRVNCEH
- a CDS encoding LysR family transcriptional regulator, coding for MDLRQLEYFVAVAETGSFTRAATRVHITQSGVSAQIKALEQELGAELFDRSGRVARLTEAGSAALRHARAALDSTLDLRDAIDDVKGLVRGRLTIGMVIGCEVAPLFDALAGFHREHPGIELELAEANSDHLVAGVRAGSLDVALAGLAGEPPDHLASRIIASERLVALTAPGSELAARGSVTVTGLTAYEIICLPEGTGIRDVLDRAFAGVTGLRPAVALVATSPDTVAGLARRGLGVAVLSESIAAAHPDLVSIPVDGVGIAALLALVWQDRASPALSAFLRHCDAAFR
- a CDS encoding pyridoxamine 5'-phosphate oxidase family protein, with translation MNHGERQLQDQLGTRERADAFAARQTLHHLNDRMRRFIGRQEMMFLATADPSGRCDSTFRAGPPGFVRVLDEEHLSWPEYRGNGVMASLGNITDNGHVGLLFIDFQEVIGLHVNGTAEIVEDPDERPGTPPGLRARLWVVARVQEAYIHCAKHIPRMLKVPRQRSRHPESEQRLKKSDYFVPAPAGRSCALHPVPGEQA